Genomic segment of Mucilaginibacter sabulilitoris:
GTGTTTGGCCCAGTTACCTGGCCTGTTACCGGCGAAAACACCCGGTCGGCAGGTGGTCAACCTTCCCCTAACTACTGGCAAAACCGTGCCGACTACCAGATAAAAGCGACCCTGAACGAAGGCCGCGATACCACTATAAATGGTGAAGTTACCATTACCTACACTAATAACAGCCCTGATAAGCTGGACTATCTATGGTTACAATTAGATCAGAACCTGTTCCGTCCCGACTCACGCGGCGCAGCAACTACGCCGGTATCGGGCGATCGTTTTGATGTACGTGGTTTTAGCAGAGGCGGGTACCACATTGGTTCGGTAACAGTTACGTATAAAGGCGAAACTTATACCACTACCCCCGTTATAACCGATGCCCGTATGCAGCTGCGTTTAAAAACACCGCTTGATGCTAAAGGCGAAAAAATACAGGTAAAGATCAATTATGATTTTGCCATCCCCTTTTATGGAGCCGACCGCATGGGCCGCAAAAAGTTTAAACAGGGTTATGTTTATGAAATAGCGCAGTGGTACCCCCGCATGTGTGTGTATGATGATGTAGAAGGATGGAACACACTGCCTTACATGGGCCTTGGTGAGTTTTACTGTGAATACGGCAACTTTGATTATTATATAACTGCTCCTGCAAATATGATTGTAGTTGGTTCCGGCGATCTGCAAAACCCGGAGGAAGTACTTTCCGCAACACAAATCAGCAGGCTTGCCAAAGCAAAGGAAAACGACAAAACAGAAATGATTGTTAAACCGGAAGAAGTTGGCAAAGGTGCAACCCGTCCGTTTAAAGGCACCTTAACCTGGCACTATAAAATGGAAAACAGCCGCGACATTGCCTGGGGTGCGTCGAACGCGTTCATATGGGATGCCGCCCGCGTTAATTTCCCATCTGGTCGTAAAGGCATTGCCATGTCGGCCTATCCGGTTGAAAGCGCTGGTAACGATGCCTGGGGTCGCTCAACCGAGTACCTGAAAAACAGCATGGAGATCTATTCAAAAGCCTATTTTGAATACCCGTGGAACTCAGCCGTTAACGTATCTGGTGTGGCTTTGGGTATGGAGTATCCGGGAACTATATTTTGCCTGAGCAACTTTAAAAAAGGACAGCTCTGGGGCGATGTTACACATGAAATTGGCCATAACTGGTTCCCTATGATTGTAGGATCAAACGAACGCAAATACATGTGGATGGATGAGGGTTTTAACACTTTCATTAACGAGTATGCCTCCCAGCAGTTTAAT
This window contains:
- a CDS encoding M1 family metallopeptidase; protein product: MRYFKLIDLLCALGLMAGAIPVAAQTADTSKYNHQDVFGPVTWPVTGENTRSAGGQPSPNYWQNRADYQIKATLNEGRDTTINGEVTITYTNNSPDKLDYLWLQLDQNLFRPDSRGAATTPVSGDRFDVRGFSRGGYHIGSVTVTYKGETYTTTPVITDARMQLRLKTPLDAKGEKIQVKINYDFAIPFYGADRMGRKKFKQGYVYEIAQWYPRMCVYDDVEGWNTLPYMGLGEFYCEYGNFDYYITAPANMIVVGSGDLQNPEEVLSATQISRLAKAKENDKTEMIVKPEEVGKGATRPFKGTLTWHYKMENSRDIAWGASNAFIWDAARVNFPSGRKGIAMSAYPVESAGNDAWGRSTEYLKNSMEIYSKAYFEYPWNSAVNVSGVALGMEYPGTIFCLSNFKKGQLWGDVTHEIGHNWFPMIVGSNERKYMWMDEGFNTFINEYASQQFNNGEYNDTTKQAQTILASFRNSKDPLMTAPEAIGLNDYGQYYNKTALGLDMLRNVVLGPERFDYAFREYIKHWAFKHPLPYDLFRAMNDAAGEDLNWFWKPWFFTTWKIDQAVNNVKYIDNNAANGAMITLTNNEKMAMPVDMKITQANGKTETLHLPVNIWQRGGVWTFKYPSTTPIKTIVIDPNHELPDIDLKNNVYRMN